AAACTTGATTGACTTTGAACGgttcttttaatatttttgtgatGAGCACATATAATATGCTAACTTATTTCATGCACTGACACGAGCTTCTAGATCTGTGATGATATTCAAAATCTCTTTTACAGCCGATTTACGAGCAAGCTTGACGTTTTCAAGTCcatcagcattgatcaaatccAAGGCAAGAATTAACCGAGTCAAATGTTCTTCCAAGTACAAATATTCCTTGTCTTCTCTGGATCCCTCGAACTTCATAACTCGAGGAACAAGCTCTTGTGCTCTTAATAACTGTGTTCCTATTTCGTTTAGTTTCAGATCTTCAGTGATCTTTGCTTCTGATTGTCTCGATGAAGACTCCTTCAAAGAACCAGCACCCGCGTTTGCTCGGGAAGTCCTGTTATTATCATCAGATTGATCCAGGAAAATATCTTTCTGTTCGAGGCCTACCTTTTTTTTCACGAACTCTTGGCTCGCATCATCAAAGGTCTTATCACACTTCTCTCCCAAAACATCCTCGTCGTTGACAGGCTCAGTTTTAACAAAGTTGTCGTCCACGGGTTGTGATAACTTTAGCTTTGACGATTGATCCTCTTCTTTCACTTTCAAGTGTGAGTCATTCGTCGAGGGGTCTTCCCTGGCTTCACAACAAATATTCTTAGCCTCTGATGACAAGTTTTCTACGAGTCTCGTTTTCTTCCCGCCAGGAGATCTTCTCATTTTCAGAAATGGAAAGTAAACTGGGTATTCCCCAAAGGTAAAAGGCCTTTCTCCGTAAAATCCTCCTGAACTTTTGAAATGATTT
Above is a window of Montipora capricornis isolate CH-2021 chromosome 6, ASM3666992v2, whole genome shotgun sequence DNA encoding:
- the LOC138054574 gene encoding uncharacterized protein; its protein translation is MWQDVFPDPWASRFPLGRNHFKSSGGFYGERPFTFGEYPVYFPFLKMRRSPGGKKTRLVENLSSEAKNICCEAREDPSTNDSHLKVKEEDQSSKLKLSQPVDDNFVKTEPVNDEDVLGEKCDKTFDDASQEFVKKKVGLEQKDIFLDQSDDNNRTSRANAGAGSLKESSSRQSEAKITEDLKLNEIGTQLLRAQELVPRVMKFEGSREDKEYLYLEEHLTRLILALDLINADGLENVKLARKSAVKEILNIITDLEARVSA